atatataatttataattgtaattgtaaattaaaaaaattataaaattaaatttaaatactaTAATGAACTAAACTTACAAAATTTTCATCCAAAATGGCAATTTCATTTTTCCAAATTCCAAAACCATAAATAATTATCGGTTAAAATATGTTTTCAGTTGCTACACTTTaacaaaatttaagatttaatccatgtatttacaaaattaaaaactaaatctattcttttatttaaaactatTAGTAGTTTTTGttaaaatgtgttaaattgaaattttgattaaattttctTGTTAAGGCATAGTACATGGTTGACAGAAAAAAAAAGAgggtaaattaataaattttaaccaAAGGTCAAAAACCACAAATAATGATAATGATCGGAGTCCAACAGAATGACTAAATCTCAAATTCTATAAAAGTGAATGTACTAACcgcatattttaactttaatcCTCTTTTTCCTCTTTTTCTTCTCATTTCCTTCGAAAGCCACGTTCTTTCACCCACCTCTCAGTCTCTCATTGCCAAATTCCAACTACCTCTCGGTCTTCTTCCTCCATTCGATGTCAGACCACAACCCTAAAGAACCCAACATCAACTCTCTCAGCCTCGATCTCACCCAACTCATCTTCTCTTCCCTTCCTCTCCCTTCCCTCCTCCGTGCTTCCGCCGTTTGCAAGCTCTGGAATTCTCTTATTTCCTCCCCTTCTTTTACTTCCCCTTGCCTTTCCTACCCTTGGTTCTTCCTCTTCGGTCTCCACAACACTTCTTCTCGGAACAACCAGTCTTTCGCCTTCGACCCTTTGTCGAACGCCTGGTTTCTTCTCCCTCGCCTTGATGACCCCTCTTCCTCCTCTGCTTTCCTCGGCTCCAATGGCTTCTTTTTCACCACCACTCCCAATTTCAGCTACACCCCAGTTCTCAAATCCGCCTGGCGTTTCACCTCGCCCTTGAAGTTCTCCAGGCTTAACCCTCTTTTGGGTGTCTTCTACGATGGTTCCTCCGGTGGGTTCGGCTTCAAATTCATCGTCGTCGGTGGAGTCAGGTTCATTGGTGGCTTGGTTGATATCGAAGACAGGTTGGCTGTTGAAATATATGACCCGAATCGTGATTCTTGGGAGCTTTGCCCCGCTTTGCCGGCTGATTTCAGGTCCGGGAACTCAAGCCAATCTCTTTCATCAGCTTTGTTCAAGGGCAAATTCTACGTCTTTGGGATCTACTCTTGCTTCGTATCTTCTTTTGATTTACGAAACCGCGTTTGGAGTGAGGTTCAAACTCTCAGGCCACCAGGGGTCATTTTTTCCTTTTTGATTCCGTGCAACGACATGCTTGTTTTGGCCGGGATGTGCAACGCGCCACGGGGACCGTCGTTTAATCTCTGGAAAATCGATGAAATTACATTGGAATTCAGCGAGATTTCGATCATGCCGCAGAGCTTGTTACACAGCTTGGTAGAAAGCGAGGAAGATGAAAATTTTGCAAGCTTGAAATGCGTTGGAATGGGGAATCTTATATATGTATTCAATGAAGAGTATCACCAAAAGTACCCATCATGTCTTTGCGAAATCAGTGCTGAAAATGGGAAATGCAGTTGGAGGAGAGTGCCTCAGTTGCCATTACCTGTTAACAAATTCCATAAAGTCATTAGCTTTTGTTCCACCGTTTCTCTAAGTCATTCTTTCCCCCAACAATAAGATGTTGGGGGTGGCACAAGCTATGTATCaccttggtaagtttgaaccttgAGTTTCTTTTCCTCTTATCTTCCTTTTATGCTTGATGTATTGCATTTTATTTAAGCATTGGTATTTGATTAGAATTATCATGGTTTTGAATTTAACAGGTCAGTCTCTAGTGTGATTGAATTTATACTGATTGTGATCTCGATTGAATCTATCAGTTTTTGTAGTTTGTCATTGGTGGATGAATTGTATCCAGCTCTAGGATAAACTGGATGTCTTGACTTCATTTGGAAGGTTCTGTTGCATCCTTGGGGCAATTTTTTGAGCATAAGATGCTAACAAAACCTGGGTTATTGGTCTTAAGTGCAAATAATGTCCAAAGAGTTCTTTTGGTGGGTTAAAACCCATAACTATCCTTTTTATCTGTCATTATTCAGTAATTCATTCTTCATCTTACAATTCATCCCTAATAGCACCGACATAATCGAACCTTTGTTTCACTAGCTATTCGCATCTCAGCCACTTGCTTTTTGCATGTCTGTGT
This is a stretch of genomic DNA from Gossypium arboreum isolate Shixiya-1 chromosome 11, ASM2569848v2, whole genome shotgun sequence. It encodes these proteins:
- the LOC108487081 gene encoding F-box/kelch-repeat protein At3g24760: MSDHNPKEPNINSLSLDLTQLIFSSLPLPSLLRASAVCKLWNSLISSPSFTSPCLSYPWFFLFGLHNTSSRNNQSFAFDPLSNAWFLLPRLDDPSSSSAFLGSNGFFFTTTPNFSYTPVLKSAWRFTSPLKFSRLNPLLGVFYDGSSGGFGFKFIVVGGVRFIGGLVDIEDRLAVEIYDPNRDSWELCPALPADFRSGNSSQSLSSALFKGKFYVFGIYSCFVSSFDLRNRVWSEVQTLRPPGVIFSFLIPCNDMLVLAGMCNAPRGPSFNLWKIDEITLEFSEISIMPQSLLHSLVESEEDENFASLKCVGMGNLIYVFNEEYHQKYPSCLCEISAENGKCSWRRVPQLPLPVNKFHKVISFCSTVSLSHSFPQQ